The genomic window GGTTTTTAGAAGAAGGATTAATTGAAGAACTCAATAGCTTCTCGCCAATTACTGACTACACGGGTAAATTAGAATTACACTTTTTAGGTCACAACTATAAACTCAAGCAGCCAAAGTACGACGTAGACGAAGCCAAGCGGCGCGATAGCAGCTACGCGGTGCAAATGTACGTCCCAACCCGTTTGATTAATAAAGAAACCGGGGAAATAAAAGAGCAAGAAGTATTTATTGGCGATTTGCCGCTCATGACCGATCGCGGTACATTTATTATTAACGGCGCAGAACGAGTAATAGTCAACCAAATCGTCCGTAGTCCCGGAGTATACTACAAATCCGAAGTAGACAAAAACGGTCGCCGCACTTATTCAGCTAGTTTAATTCCTAACCGGGGAGCATGGCTGAAGTTTGAAACCGATCGCAACGGCTTAGTTTGGGTGAGAATTGATAAAACCCGCAAGTTATCGGCGCAAGTGCTATTAAAAGCTTTGGGACTATCAGATAATGAGATTTTTGAATCTTTGCGTCACCCAGAGTATTTTCAAAAAACCATTGAAAAAGAAGGGCAATTTAGCGAAGACGATGCCCTAATGGAGTTGTACCGCAAGTTACGACCCGGCGAACCTCCCACTGTGTCCGGCGGTAATCAGTTATTAGAATCGCGCTTTTTTGACCCCAAACGTTACGATTTAGGGCGAGTAGGACGCTACAAAATTAATAAAAAACTGCGGCTATCTATTCCTGACACTACCAGGGTACTTACACCTGTTGACATTTTGGCTGCCGTTGACTACCTAATCAACTTAGAGTTTGACATGGGTAGCATTGACGATATCGACCACTTGGGCAATCGACGAGTAAGAAGTGTAGGGGAATTGCTACAAAACCAAGTCAGGGTCGGGTTAAATCGCCTAGAGCGGATTATTCGCGAACGCATGACCGTATCTGACCCCGACACCTTAACCCCCGCATCCTTAGTTAACCCCAAGCCCTTAGTAGCGGCAATTAAAGAGTTTTTTGGTTCTAGCCAATTAAGTCAGTTCATGGATCAAACAAATCCTTTAGCTGAACTTACCCACAAACGCCGCTTGTCAGCCCTAGGCCCAGGGGGCTTAACCCGCGAACGCGCAGGTTTTGCGGTGCGAGATATTCATCCTTCTCACTACGGGCGAATTTGCCCAGTAGAAACTCCCGAAGGACCAAATGCGGGGTTAATTGGCTCCTTGGCAACTCACGCTAAAGTCAATCAATACGGCTTTTTAGAAACGCCCTTTAGACCCGTAGAAAACGGCATCGTTCAGTTTGACAAACCCCCCGTATATATGACGGCGGACGAAGAAGACGACCTGCGCGTAGCCCCCGGCGACCTGCCTATTGATGAAAATGGTCAGATATTAGGAAAAAAAGTCACTGTCCGCTATCGTCAGGAATTTGCCAGTACCACCCCCGATCAAGTGGATTACGTGGCGGTATCTCCGGTACAAATTGTCTCTGTAGCCACTAGCTTGATTCCCTTTTTGGAGCATGACGACGCTAACCGGGCGCTAATGGGATCGAATATGCAACGGCAAGCTGTACCATTGCTAAAACCAGAGCGTCCTTTAGTGGGAACAGGTTTAGAAGCCCAAGCAGCGCGAGACTCTGGCATGGTAATCGTCAGCCGGACTGACGGAGAAGTTGTATATGTAGACGCGACTAAAATTCGCGTCCGCGTAAAAAGCAAAGAAATTGCTGGAGGCGCTCAAACTACTGCCCAACCTCAAGAAATTGAGTACCCAATATCTAAGTATCAGCGCTCGAACCAAGACACTTGTTTAAATCAACGCCCTTTGGTTAGGTTTGGCGATCGCGTAGTTGCTGGACAAGTTCTAGCTGATGGTTCATCTACCGAAGGCGGAGAACTAGCGCTAGGGCAAAATATTACCGTCGCTTATATGCCTTGGGAAGGGTACAACTACGAAGATGCGATCTTAATTTGCGAAAAACTCGTCCAAGACGATGTTTACACCTCAATTCACGTCGAAAAATACGAAATTGAAGCTCGGCAAACCAAGCTAGGACCAGAGGAAATCACTAGAGAAATCCCCAACGTCGGCGAAGATGCTCTGCGCCAACTTGATGAACAAGGAATTATCGGCATTGGTGCTTGGGTAGACTCAGGCGACATATTAGTGGGCAAAGTTACCCCCAAAGGCGAATCAGATCAACCACCTGAAGAAAAACTATTGCGGGCAATCTTTGGCGAAAAAGCGCGAGATGTCCGCGATAACTCCTTGCGTGTACCCAACGGTGAAAAAGGACGAGTTGTAGACGTGCGCGTGTTTACCCGCGAACAAGGCGACGAATTGCCACCGGGCGCTAACATGGTAGTCCGGGTCTATGTAGCCCAAAAACGCAAAATCCAAGTCGGCGACAAAATGGCAGGACGACACGGCAATAAAGGAATTATTTCGCGCATTTTGCCTGTGGAAGATATGCCTTATTTGCCCGATGGATCGCCCGTAGACATTGTGCTTAATCCCTTGGGTGTACCCTCACGAATGAACGTCGGACAAGTATTTGAATGCTTGTTAGGCTGGGCGGGAGAAAACCTCGGACTGCGGTTTAAGATTACTCCCTTTGACGAAATGTACGGGGAAGAATCATCGCGGACAATTGTGCATGGAAAACTCACCGAAGCCCGTGAAGAAACCGGGAAAGATTGGTTATTTGACCCCGAACAACCAGGCAAAATTCAGTTGTACGACGGTCGCACGGGAGAACCTTTCGATCGCCCGGTAACAGTGGGTATCGCTTATATGCTGAAATTGGTGCATTTAGTCGATGACAAAATCCACGCCCGTTCTACTGGCCCTTACTCCTTGGTTACGCAGCAGCCTTTGGGCGGTAAAGCGCAACAAGGCGGTCAGAGATTTGGAGAGATGGAAGTGTGGGCGCTGGAAGCTTTTGGAGCAGCTTACACCTTACAGGAATTGCTGACAGTCAAGTCCGATGATATGCAGGGACGAAATGAAGCATTAAATGCGATCGTCAAAGGCAAAGCCATTCCTCGTCCCGGTACGCCCGAATCGTTTAAAGTGCTGATGCGAGAATTGCAATCTCTAGGTTTAGATATTGCCGTCCACAAAGTAGAACTTCAATCTGATGGCAGTTCTTTAGACGTGGAAATTGATTTGATGGCAGATACCGGAGGTCGTCGGACTCCCAATCGTCCTACCTACGAATCTCTCAGCCGTGAAGCACTCGAAGAAGAAGTATAGCCAAAAAAGCTAAAAGTAAATTTTTTTACTTTTAGCTCTCCTCCCGGCTTTTAGTGCGATCTATTCCCTTTCTCCCCATCCTTATTTAACTTATGAGAACGCCACAAGTTACGCAATTTGATTACGTCAAAATTGGCATCGCCTCCCCAGAAAGAATTCGGCAGTGGGGAGAGCGAACCCTACCCAATGGTCAAGTGGTAGGAGAAGTTACTAAGCCAGAAACTATTAACTACCGTACTTTGAAGCCAGAAATGGACGGCTTGTTTTGCGAACGGATTTTTGGACCGGCTAAGGACTGGGAATGTCATTGCGGGAAGTATAAGAGAGTTAGACATCGCGGTATTGTTTGCGAACGTTGTGGTGTGGAAGTAACTGAGGCTAGAGTCCGCCGCCATCGCATGGGTTTTATCAAACTTGCTGCTCCCGTGGCTCACGTTTGGTACTTAAAAGGAATACCTAGTTATATTGCGATTTTGCTAGATATGCCGTTGAGGGATGTGGAGCAAATTGTTTACTTCAATGCCTACGTGGTTTTAGCACCAGGTAACGCCGATACCCTCACTTACAAGCAATTACTAACTGAAGATCAGTGGTTAGAAATAGAAGACCAGCTTTATAGCGAAGAATCAGAACTTAGTGGTGTAGAAGTAGGCATTGGTGCGGAGGCATTGGCGCGGCTACTGCAAGACATTAAACTTGAAGCTGAGGCAGAAAGCTTACGCGAAGAAATCGCTGGTGCTAAAGGACAAAAACGCGCCAAATTAATTAAACGGCTGCGAGTAATTGACAACTTTGTGGCTACAGGATCGTTGCCTGAATCGATGGTAATGAAGGTAATTCCCGTGATCCCGCCAGATTTGCGCCCCATGGTGCAGTTAGACGGTGGACGGTTTGCAACGTCCGACTTGAACGATCTTTATCGCCGCGTGATTAACCGGAATAATCGTTTGGCTAGATTGCAGGAAATCTTAGCGCCAGAAATTATTGTCCGTAACGAAAAGCGGATGTTGCAAGAAGCGGTGGATGCCTTAATTGACAACGGTAGACGCGGACGGACGGTAGTAGGCGCAAATAACCGCCCCTTGAAGTCTTTATCAGACATTATTGAAGGTAAACAAGGTCGTTTCCGGCAAAACTTACTCGGAAAACGGGTAGATTATTCTGGGCGATCGGTAATTGTCGTCGGGCCAAAGCTAAAAATTCATCAGTGCGGTTTGCCAAGAGAAATGGCAATTGAGCTATTTCAACCTTTTGTAATTCATCGGCTAATTCGCAGCAATGTAGTTAATAACATTAAAGCGGCTAAAAAGTTGATTTCTCGCGGCGATCCTAGCGTCTGGGGTGTTTTAGAAGAAGTAATTGAAGGACATCCCGTATTGCTTAACCGCGCTCCGACTTTACACCGATTGGGGATTCAAGCTTTTGAACCAATTTTAGTAGAAGGTCGAGCAATTCAATTGCATCCCTTGGTATGTCCAGCTTTTAACGCCGACTTTGACGGCGACCAAATGGCGGTACACATTCCTTTGTCTTTAGAAAGTCAAGCGGAAGCAAGACTATTGATGTTGGCTTCTAATAATATCTTGTCTCCGGCGACCGGAAGACCGATTGTGACTCCAAGTCAAGATATGGTGTTGGGTTGCTATTACTTAACGGCGGAAAACCCCAATAGTAATGATGGAGGAACTCGCTATTTTGCTTCCTTAGACGATGCCATCATGGCTTACGAACAAAAGCAGGTACACATCCATGCCAAAGTTTGGGTGCGTTTTGACGGCTTAGTAGATTCCGACGATGACGGCGAACAAAAGGTAGAAAAGCAAAGTGATGGGACGCGGGTAATTACAAACAACAATATTCGTCGCCGTGAAGATGCGGACGGCGAAGTAATTTCCCAGTTTGTTCGCACCACCCCCGGCAGGATTATCTACAACAAAACCATTCAAGAAGTATTGCAGTAAAACGGCTCTCAGCTAATTGACTAACATAAGGGATGCAAAAATGGCAGACGGCAAAGAAATGATTTTTCGCAATCGCGTGGTAGATAAAGGTCAACTCAAAAAGTTGATCGCCTGGGCGTTTACTAACTATGGCACAGCTAAAACCGCCGCGATCGCCGACCGATTGAAAGATTTAGGTTTTCGCTACGCTACGGTGGCGGGAGTCTCGATTAGCGTTGACGACTTGAAAGTTCCCCCCACCAAAAAACTGCTCTTGGAAGCGGCGGAAACTGAGATTTTGGCGACGGAAGAACGCTATACGCGTGGCGAAATTACCGAAGTAGAACGCTTCCAAAAGGTAATTGACACTTGGAATAGTACGTCAGAATCCCTTAAAGATGAGGTGGTGGCACATTTTAAAGCTACAGACCCCCTCAACTCGGTGTACATGATGGCGTTCTCTGGTGCGAGGGGAAATATCTCCCAAGTCCGCCAGCTTGTAGGAATGCGCGGCTTGATGGCCGATCCCCAGGGAGAAATCATTGACCAACCAATTAAAACCAACTTTAGAGAAGGTTTAACGGTAACAGAGTATATTATTTCTTCCTACGGAGCCAGAAAAGGACTTGTAGACACCGCTTTAAGAACGGCGGATTCTGGTTATTTGACTCGCCGCTTGGTGGACGTATCTCAAGACGTAATCGTGCGCGAGTTAGATTGCGGAACGACACGGGGAATTATGGTGCGTCCAATGGTGGAAAACGATCGCATCATGATTCCGCTAAGTTCTCGTTTGTTGGGACGAGTACCCTTAGAAGATGTAGTTCACCCCAAAACTAAAGCAGTAATTTCTGGCAAAAATCAGCCGATGTGCGACGATATAGCGATCGCCATTCAAAAAGCTGGGGTAAACGAAGTTATGGTACGCAGTCCCTTAACTTGCGAAGCAGCGCGATCGGTATGTCAGCATTGCTACGGCTGGAGTTTAGCTCATGCCAAGCTTGTAGACTTAGGGGAAGCAGTGGGAATTATTGCCGCTCAAAGTATCGGTGAACCTGGAACTCAGTTAACAATGCGGACGTTCCATACTGGGGGCGTATTTACCGGAGAAGTAGCGCGTCAAGTTCGCAGTGAAGAAGAAGGCACAATTCGCCTTCCCAAAAAGCTGCGAACAAGACCTTTTAGAACTCGTCATGGTGAAGATGCTTTATTTGTAGAAGCCAATGGCGACTTGATGTTGGAAGTAAGTAGCGGCAAATCTGTTACTATTCCCGTTACTCAAGGATCGACTATCTATATTGTGGATGGTCAAAAAGTCAGTTCCGATCAGTTACTAGCGGAAGTTGCGATCGGTAGCCGCACAAACCGCGCCCACACTGAAAAAGCAACTAAAGACGTTTCTTCTGATTTAGCGGGAGAGGTGAAATTTGCCGATTTAGTCCCGGAAGAAAAAACCGACAGACAAGGTAATACGACAACTACAGCCACCAGAGGCGGCTTGATTTGGGTGTTATCGGGAGAAGTTTATAACTTACCCCCTGGAGCAGAACCAAGTGTAGTTAATGGCGATCGCGTAGAAGCAAATAGCGTCCTAGCCGAAGCCAAAATTCATACTCTACACGGCGGGATAGTGCGATCGGCTGCCGAAACCCCCGATTCCGGTCACAGCGCCCGTGAAATTGAAATTATCACCGCTTCCGTAGTCCTAGACACCGCTACTGTGCGCGTAGAGCAATCTTCTCGCCAGGGCGATCACTATATCATTGAAACAAATCATGGAGCAATGTTCTCGCTCCTAGCCACCCCAGGGACAAAAGTTCAAACAGGTCAAGTAGTCGCTGAATTAATCTCTGACCAATACCGCACCAATACTGGTGGCTTGATTAAATATGCTGGTGTAGAAGTTGCCAAAAAAGGTAAGGGCAAACAAGGCTACGAAGTAGTTAAGGGTGGAACAATCTTGTGGATTCCTGAAGAAACTCACGAAGTTAATAAAGATATCTCTTTATTGCTCGTCGAAGACGCTCAGTATGTGGAAGCAGGGACAGAAGTTGTTAAAGACATTTTCTGCGAAACTAACGGCGTAGTCGAAGTAACTCAGAAAAACGACATTTTGCGCGAACTTGTGATCAAGCCCGGCGAATTGCTGATGCTAGATGACCCAGAATCAGTATTAAACCGGGATGGTACTTTTGCTCAACCTGGAGAGGAATTGATTCCGGGCTACATTGCCTCAGAGCTACGCTATATCGAATATATAGAATCTTCCTCTAATGGCCCAGCTTTACTATTGCGTCCTGTTACTGAGTTTACTGTTCCCGATTCTCCTTCCGTCCCTAGTACAAAATCTAGCACTGGGGAAGGACGATCAATTGAACTAAGAGCAGTTAGTCGCTTGCCTTACAAAGATTCTGAGCGCGTCAAATCTGTTGAGGGAGTTGAGCTACTGCGGACTCAGTTAGTTTTAGAAATGGATCAAACTCACTCGGCGGAATATACTGGCGGTTCGCCCATTGTGGCAGATATCGAGCTTGTAACCGATGCCCAAAATTCGGAAATCAAACGCTTGCAATTAGTGATTTTAGAATCGTTAATTATTCGCAAAGATATTCCCGCCGATGTTACCCAAGGCAGCACCAATACTAAATTCAATGTAGTTGAAGGGCAAGAAATTGCTCCAAAAGCTGTAGTTGCTCGAACGGAAGTTTTGTGCAAAGAAGCTGGGACTGTGCGCGGAGTTAGGGAAGGTGCTGAAGCGATTCGCCGAATTTTGATCTTAAGAGAAAAGGATTGCTTTACCATAGTTACAAACGAAAAGCCCCGCTTTAAAGTGGGTAGTTTGTTAATTGCTGGTAGCGAAATCGCTCCGGGTGTATTTACAGAAGAATCTGCTCAAGTAATCGAAATCACGGGACTAGGCAAACAAGAAACTGCTCAAACCAGTAATCAACTATCCACTAGCTCTTACAAAGTGACTTTACGCATCGCCCGCCCTTACCGGGTTAGCCCTGGGGCAATGTTGCAAGTCGATGATGCGGGATTGGTTCAACGGGGTGACAACTTAGTATTGCTTGTATTTGAGCGGACGAAAACTGGGGATATTATTCAAGGATTGCCTAGAATTGAGGAACTTCTAGAGGCACGGAAGCCTAAAGAAGCCTGTATTCTAGCCGTTAGACCTGGAACTGTAGAACTAAATCGGGTAGAAGACGAAACTATTGCTATTAAAGTAATTGAAGATAACGGTACGATTACTGATTATCCTCTAGGTCCTGGGCAAAATCCTGTAGTTTCTGATGGCTCGGTAGTAGATGTAGGAATGCAGCTAACCGACGGGCCGGCAAATCCCCACGAAATTTTGGAGGTGTTCTTCAACTACTATTCCCTGCAAAAAGGTTCTGCTGCCTCTACCGAAGCGTTGCAAAAAGTGCAAAACTTCTTAGTAAATGAGGTGCAGTTGGTGTATCAATCCCAAGGAATTGATATTGCTGATAAGCATATTGAGACTATTGTCCGCCAGATGACCTCTAAGGTACGGGTAGATGATGGTGGAGACACAACAATTTTGCCTGGAGAGTTGATTGAGCTACGCCAAATTGAACAGGTGAATGTAGCTATGAGTATTACCGGGGGCGCTTTAGCTCAGTACACGCCAATGTTGTTGGGGATTACTAAAGCTTCGCTTAATACCGATAGTTTCATCTCGGCGGCATCTTTCCAAGAAACTACCAGAGTGCTAACGGAAGCCGCTATTGAGGGCAAATCCGACTGGCTGCGTGGTTTAAAAGAAAACGTGATTATTGGGCGCTTGATTCCGGCGGGTACGGGCTTTAATGCTTATGAAGAGCCATTATCGGTTTCTGAAGATCCAACCATAGATCCAAGTAGCGTATTTGAAGAAAGCGACGATCCGTTAGATGTAGTCCTAGACGATCGCACTGCTCGCGCTTATAACTTTGAAAGCGGTTTGGGAGAAGGGTTTAACTTTGATCGCGGTACTGTTACTCCTGAAGAGGAGGAATTGGTAGATGATGCAGTAGTAGACGATGTTGAAGATGATGACGATGATTTTGAAGATGATGACGATGATGATGATGATTTTGAAGATGACGACGAATAACTTTTAAGCGATCATTTAGTTTAAAAAAGCCTAGCGATTGTGAGCGCTAGGCTTTTTTATTAAAGATTGGCTATAGCTCCGATCAACTGGCAAATTGCCTACAATGTTTATAACTGTTTTAGCTAATTAATTAATTCAATCATTATGCAAAAAAATACTGGACTAGCAGTAATCTTAGGCATAATTAGTACGGCTATACTAGCTGACCCCCTGTTTGCTTTGCAGCCAATGCCTATAGCTACTGAGCAAATCTCTCAAGCTGGAAATAAAAAAATTCAACAAGCACAAGCCTATAACGATCGCAGTATAACTTTAGCAGAGCAAGGAAAAATTAAAAGTGCGATCGCGGCTTTCAATCAAGCTATCAAAATTTATCCCACGTTTGAAAATGCTCACAATAATTTAGGGTTGGCTTTGAGCAGTCAAGACCAATTTGCCGAGGCTGTAGCCGCTTTTAAACAAGCTTTGGCTATCAATCCCCAAAATTTAGAAACCTACAATAATCTGGGGGTTGCTTTGGGTAGTCAAGGTAATTTTATTGAAGCAATTAGCGTATTTAATCAAGCTGTCCAAATTAACCCTAGTGAGCCAACTTCTCATCAAAACTTAGGTGTAGCGTTTTGGAGTCAGGGAAAAGTACCTGAAGCTGTTGCATCATTACAAAGAGCTAAAAAACTGTATGCAGCGCAAAACAAGCCGGAGGGAGTACAACAAATAGAAGAAATTATCCAGCAAGTGCGATCGCGTTAACGATTTATTTCATCAGATATTAATTTGCTTAACTAGGGAATACTAAGCTAGTAATTTTCTGATCACCCAATCATGATTGTTAAAGAACTCGATCCGTTTATTCCTCAAGACAAGTTTGCCAAAGCTGGGAAGGAAGCAGAACAACAGATGAGTTTTTATCTGCGCCGAGCTTTTGCAGATGACAAAAATATCTACGTGTTTAACGATTTACGCTTGGAATACGAAGGTGATGCTGCCCAAATCGATCATTTAATTTTTCATCAATACGGCATGATTATTATTGAAAGTAAAAGCGTCAGTAGCCGTGTCGAAATTAACGAACAACAAGAGTGGATTAGATGGTTTAACAACACTGATCAAGGTATGGCATCCCCTATTATTCAAGCTCGCGAACAAGGGGATTTTCTTAAGAAGTATTTGAATCTACACGCTGAGGTTTTATTAAGCAAAATCTTGGGTATGCAACATTACTTTGGATCGATGCCAATTGATGTACTTGTAGCAATATCTGACTCTGGGATTATCGAGCGCCCTAAAAAAATGTCTTTAGAGGAGGTATGCAAGGCAGATCAAATTTGCGATGGAGTGCGATCGCTTTTGGACAAACAACAAAAAGAGTGTACTTTATTCAGTTTTAACAGTCCAAGGCTCTCATTTAATAAAGATGAAGTAAATAAGGTTGTAGCGTTTTTACTAAAAGAGCATAAACCTTCACCCTATAAAACTGAAGCAGAAACTATATCTAAACCTAATTTACAAACTTCCCCGCCAGAAAAAAAAGTAGTTATTCAAGCTAAATCTGAAACTCCTTCTATCCTCAAGCCCAGTAAAGCAATACTTTCTCAAAGCGTAATTAAATACTCCTGCCGTCAATGCAATAAAACTAATTTATCTGTATCATCTGGCAAATATGGTTACTATTTCAAATGCTTAGAATGCGAAGGTAACACGCCAATTAATGTTCTTTGTCCAACTTGTAATAATAAAGAGAAGATTCGCAAGAGTGGAAATCAATTTTTTGCAGAATGCGCTCGCTGTAAAACCTCTGATTTGTTTTACACTAACTCCTCAAGCTGAAATCCATAATTCAAATTAAAAAATAATAAATTTGTATTAAGTTTTCTGATAAAACTTAATTAAGATACCCGTGTGAGGCGACAAAATGGCGGCAGATTATCCAGATATCGATATTGCTCCTTTAATCGATCACACTCTGTTAAATCCCTTGGCGACTCCAGAGCAAATAGAAAAACTTTGCCAAGAAGCTGATAGATATCAGTTTGCGGCGGTTTGCGTATATCCCTGTTATGTGCGTTTTGCTGCCGAATTACTCCAAAGGAAGAATCCTAAAATATGTACCGTAATCGGCTTTCCTAGTGGTGCAAATACTTCTGCTACTAAGCTCTACGAAGCGCGAGAAGCTGTAGAAAACGGCGCGACGGAACTAGATGTAGTAATCAATTTAGGTTGGTTAAGAATGGGCAAAACTGAAGAAGTACACCGAGAAATTGCCCAAATCTGCGACGAAACAGGAGTCACGGTTAAGGCAATATTAGAAACTACCCTGCTGACAGAGGCAGAAAAGCGCCTTGCTGCGGAACTATGTATGGATGCAGGTGTAACATTTCTGAAAACAAGTACAGGCTGGAATGGGGGAGCAACAGTAGCAGATGTGAAATTACTTTACGAATTAGCAAAAGAGCGAGTAGGAATCAAAGCATCTGGCGGGATTATCAAAATTGAGCAAGCTTTGGATTTGGTGGTAGCTGGCGCAACTCGTTTAGGAACGTCTCGCGGTGTGGATTTACTGCGTCAACGCGATACTGTGGAGAAAGACTAAGTTTAAAATCGTTTACTTAATAAAAAAATTTAGCTTTCACCAATGCTAATAGCCAAATATGAGTCGAACCTATAAAGCTACTGGAATTAATCTTAAAAGTATGCCCCTAGGTGAAGCCGATCGCCTGGTTACAGTTTTGACGCAAGAATATGGCTTGATTCGCGCCGTAGCACCCGGAGCGCGTAAACAAAATTCTAGCTTGGGCGGTAGAAGTGGTTTGTTTGTGGTGAACGAGTTATTGATTGCTAAAGGGCGATCGCTCGATAAAATTACTCAAGCAGAAACTATTACAACTTACCCCCGTCTTAGCCGCGATTTGGGTAAACTAGCCGCTTGTCAATACATGGCAGAAATCGTTATGTGTCAAGCTTTGAGCGAACAACCGCAAAATGAATTGTTTTGTTTACTTAACGAACATCTTAAACGTTTGGAGCAATTGCCTAGCAATTCGGAGTTTTTAATCTTGGCTTATCTGAGTCAAGCAGTTTTTCATTTGCTCTCTTTAGCGGGAATCACCCCCCAAGTGCAGCAATGTCAATTGACACAAAAAACAATTATTCCTGAAAAGAGCGATCGCAACTTTGAGCAAGTAGGTTTTAGTATCGCCGCCGGAGGCATAATTAGTTTAGAGGCGTGGAAAACTTTACAAGCCCAAAACAAAGCTGTGATTTACCGCACCGAGCCAGTTACAACGACTTTGGTAAAAGAAATTGGGACAAATTACCAGACAAACCAACCACTACCAAAACTAAATGCTCGTTTTAGCAGCAACGAACTTGCTTTAATGCAGCAACTAGCCGATACCGAGCTAAGTCAAGTAGAACAATCTAATCCTAGCTGGCTATCTATTGAAAAGATTTTACGTCAATACGTTGAGT from Synechocystis sp. PCC 7509 includes these protein-coding regions:
- a CDS encoding tetratricopeptide repeat protein, encoding MQKNTGLAVILGIISTAILADPLFALQPMPIATEQISQAGNKKIQQAQAYNDRSITLAEQGKIKSAIAAFNQAIKIYPTFENAHNNLGLALSSQDQFAEAVAAFKQALAINPQNLETYNNLGVALGSQGNFIEAISVFNQAVQINPSEPTSHQNLGVAFWSQGKVPEAVASLQRAKKLYAAQNKPEGVQQIEEIIQQVRSR
- the recO gene encoding DNA repair protein RecO, which gives rise to MSRTYKATGINLKSMPLGEADRLVTVLTQEYGLIRAVAPGARKQNSSLGGRSGLFVVNELLIAKGRSLDKITQAETITTYPRLSRDLGKLAACQYMAEIVMCQALSEQPQNELFCLLNEHLKRLEQLPSNSEFLILAYLSQAVFHLLSLAGITPQVQQCQLTQKTIIPEKSDRNFEQVGFSIAAGGIISLEAWKTLQAQNKAVIYRTEPVTTTLVKEIGTNYQTNQPLPKLNARFSSNELALMQQLADTELSQVEQSNPSWLSIEKILRQYVEYHFDRPIRSAALIDSYFALICAPKV
- a CDS encoding nuclease-related domain-containing protein, whose amino-acid sequence is MIVKELDPFIPQDKFAKAGKEAEQQMSFYLRRAFADDKNIYVFNDLRLEYEGDAAQIDHLIFHQYGMIIIESKSVSSRVEINEQQEWIRWFNNTDQGMASPIIQAREQGDFLKKYLNLHAEVLLSKILGMQHYFGSMPIDVLVAISDSGIIERPKKMSLEEVCKADQICDGVRSLLDKQQKECTLFSFNSPRLSFNKDEVNKVVAFLLKEHKPSPYKTEAETISKPNLQTSPPEKKVVIQAKSETPSILKPSKAILSQSVIKYSCRQCNKTNLSVSSGKYGYYFKCLECEGNTPINVLCPTCNNKEKIRKSGNQFFAECARCKTSDLFYTNSSS
- the deoC gene encoding deoxyribose-phosphate aldolase codes for the protein MAADYPDIDIAPLIDHTLLNPLATPEQIEKLCQEADRYQFAAVCVYPCYVRFAAELLQRKNPKICTVIGFPSGANTSATKLYEAREAVENGATELDVVINLGWLRMGKTEEVHREIAQICDETGVTVKAILETTLLTEAEKRLAAELCMDAGVTFLKTSTGWNGGATVADVKLLYELAKERVGIKASGGIIKIEQALDLVVAGATRLGTSRGVDLLRQRDTVEKD